A window of Oscillatoria sp. FACHB-1407 genomic DNA:
CGTCCCGAAGCAAAATGGTAATCCCACATCCCTAAATTTGCGCCCTCTATCGCTAATACCAGGCGATTTTCGCTCTCCTTCAAAGCGAATTCTGTTTGCTGCAAATCCTCAATGAGAGTTGCAATCGATGAAACACACTCCTCCAAAGGAGGGTGAGTTAGCAGATGATCGGTTTGAGAAAGATGGCTTGTTTGCAGTTGAGTCTGAGCGGGCAGATGAGACAAATTACGCCGTTCTAACTCATCGACACGACGACGCAACATCGCCAGTTCCTCAATTAATTCGTCCTTCGTCTTTTCATGATCAGGCATTGTGATTCAGCTAATTCAGAAGGAAACCTTATTCCTACTATAGGGTGAAGAACAAGACGTGAGAAACATAGCAATGCTTCATAACAAACATTAGAACAGAGTTAGAGGGTACAAAGGGTTTCACCCCTGAAGTCCTCCTCTCCTTTGTTCTAAAGGATGTAGCGACAGCGATCACGGTTACTATTTTTCGTACAGTACGAAGTACTGTACAACTGTATAGCGCAAATAGGCACTATACATTCTGATAGATAAAGACGATTAACGGCTGCATTTCTACTTCTAACATCTGCCTGTAGAAGGAGTTCACATTAAGCTTTAGGGAATGATTAATGTGTCAATCACAGTTCTTTCAACATTACATTTTTTGGAGTAACCGATGTAACAAAACGGTTTGAACCTCTAACGTTTTATACCCTACCTGCTCAAATAAAATAACAATTTTGTCATTCTCATAACGCATCACCGTTCCCTCTCCCCAGGATTTGTGAGCTACACGGCTGTCGATTGCATAGGGTTGATGGCTCAATTGCTCCGTATGTTGTTGCGTAGTTCCAGTCTTACAGTTGTCACAGTTATCACACGGAGCCTCAAACTGCTCACCAAAATAATTGAGAATGTATTCTCGACGACAACTTCTTGACTCTGCATATCCGCGCATCATTTCTAAACGCGATCGCTCAAATTGCTGTCGTCGTTCTTGCACTTGAATCGCCGCCTCAGCTGTCTCTTGTGCCGTCATAGGTGTTTCTGTCGTCGTCACTTCTCCTGTCGGCAATGTCTCTACAGCACCCACTTCAGATAAGTGATTTAACGCACTTCTAACCTTCGTTGCAGATAACTCAACGTGTTCTTTTAACTCCTTCGGTGAAATGGGTTCTTCCTGACTTTGCAAGATCTCTGAAACTTACTCAAGTTGATCTGTGTCAACCTGTCCTCCACTTGCAAAAAAGCGACGCAAATTTAAGTCTTCTGGTTTGTAAAATAAGACTGCTCGCGCAGGTTCACCATCTCGCCCAGCACGCCCAATCTCCTGGTAATAAGAGTCAATAGAGTCACTGATATCCGCATGAAACACAAATCGCACATTGGGCTTATCAACTCCCATTCCAAAAGCCGTCGTTGCGACTAACACATCAATTTCATCTGCCATAAATGCCGCTTCGACCTGTTGCCGATCTGCCGCTCTCATTCCAGCGTGATAAAAGTGCGATCGCCATCCTTGTTCCGTTAATGCTTCAGCCAATTCCTCTGCCCGCTTGCGCGTAGCAATATAAACAATACCGGGTTTATCGACCTGAGCGATTTGCTTTAGCAAACTGTCCTGCTTTTCATCCGCACTTTCAAATCGGTTGACACTTAATGCCAGATTGGGGCGATCGAATCCTTGGACAATCACCGCTGCATTTTTCATGCCTAACCGCTCCACAATTTCAGCGCGAACGGGAGGTGCAGCTGTAGCCGTCAATGCCAGAATTCGAGGGTGTCCCAATGCCTCAACCACCTGGTTTAAGCGCAAATAATCAGGGCGAAAGTCATGCCCCCAGGAGCTGATGCAGTGGGCTTCGTCCACCACAAACAGAGATGGTTTTGCGGCTTGTAACCGCTCCAGAGTTTCCGCCTGATTAAACTGCTCAGGAGCTAGAAACAGGAACTCTAAATCTCCTTCCTCTAGTTGCTCAAACGCTTTTTGCCGTTCCGCTGTGTTCAGCGTGGAGTTGATCACACTTGCCTCACCCACATCTTGATCCGCGATCGCCTTGGCTTGATCACGTTGCAACGCAAGCAGGGGAGACACCACCACAGTGACACCCGGAATCAAAAAAGCTGCCATCTGATAGATCGCTGACTTACCTGACCCAGTTGGCATCACGGCTAACGTGTCATGTCCCTGCAAAACTGACTGAATAGCCGCTTCCTGTCCAGAGCGCAACTCCTCATAGCCAAACCGTTCCTGGGCAACCTGATGCAGATTTGGCTTCTTCTGTTTACTCATACTCAGTTCAAACCTATACAGTGTCGGGCGTGGCGTTTGGCAGACAACCTCGTTAGTTTAAGAGGTTTTCGCTCAAATGCCGCGCCCTGACAAAATCTCGACGTTATTTAAGGGGATGATTCCTAGATCTCAGGTGAGAAGCTGTCAGCATTCTTGAGTTCGCTGGGTTTCACAAACCCAACGTAAGCAGCCGCGATCGCAGTCAGTGCGTTAAACCAGACATTGTTACCAAAGATGGGCATCAGACCAAAAGTGGTGTTAGTAAAGGGCAACAATCCCATTACTGCAATCAGAGCATAGGCGATCGCAAAACCTCGGTTATACACCAGAGAACCACTCAAACTTGTTGCCGAAGCCAACCCTAAAACACCCACAACAATATGCACGGCATTATGCAATAAATTAGTAGGAAATAATCCCAATACATAACC
This region includes:
- a CDS encoding RecQ family zinc-binding domain-containing protein, with the translated sequence MQSQEEPISPKELKEHVELSATKVRSALNHLSEVGAVETLPTGEVTTTETPMTAQETAEAAIQVQERRQQFERSRLEMMRGYAESRSCRREYILNYFGEQFEAPCDNCDNCKTGTTQQHTEQLSHQPYAIDSRVAHKSWGEGTVMRYENDKIVILFEQVGYKTLEVQTVLLHRLLQKM
- a CDS encoding RecQ family ATP-dependent DNA helicase; translation: MSKQKKPNLHQVAQERFGYEELRSGQEAAIQSVLQGHDTLAVMPTGSGKSAIYQMAAFLIPGVTVVVSPLLALQRDQAKAIADQDVGEASVINSTLNTAERQKAFEQLEEGDLEFLFLAPEQFNQAETLERLQAAKPSLFVVDEAHCISSWGHDFRPDYLRLNQVVEALGHPRILALTATAAPPVRAEIVERLGMKNAAVIVQGFDRPNLALSVNRFESADEKQDSLLKQIAQVDKPGIVYIATRKRAEELAEALTEQGWRSHFYHAGMRAADRQQVEAAFMADEIDVLVATTAFGMGVDKPNVRFVFHADISDSIDSYYQEIGRAGRDGEPARAVLFYKPEDLNLRRFFASGGQVDTDQLE
- a CDS encoding DUF4383 domain-containing protein, whose product is MQASSDLIKRTESLERAFAFIIGALFLLVGIAGFIPGFMTLPAGSPDVAVDAPRLLLDDGYGYVLGLFPTNLLHNAVHIVVGVLGLASATSLSGSLVYNRGFAIAYALIAVMGLLPFTNTTFGLMPIFGNNVWFNALTAIAAAYVGFVKPSELKNADSFSPEI